Proteins from a single region of Jatrophihabitans sp.:
- the moaC gene encoding cyclic pyranopterin monophosphate synthase MoaC yields MELTHVDASGAARMVDVSAKQVSVREASASGVFRTTAEVIGLLRADGLPKGDALAVARIAGIAAAKRTPDLIPLCHPVAIHGVTVDLELGVDCVQITATVRTADRTGVEMEALTSVVTAGLALYDMVKAVDRAAVLTDVRLERKAGGRRGDWDRDSR; encoded by the coding sequence GTGGAATTGACCCATGTGGATGCCAGCGGCGCCGCCCGGATGGTGGACGTCTCGGCCAAGCAGGTCAGCGTGCGAGAGGCGAGCGCCTCCGGTGTCTTCAGGACGACGGCCGAGGTGATCGGTCTGCTCCGCGCCGACGGCCTGCCCAAGGGCGACGCGTTGGCGGTCGCCCGGATCGCCGGGATCGCCGCGGCCAAGCGCACGCCGGACCTGATCCCGCTGTGTCATCCGGTGGCCATTCACGGCGTGACGGTGGACCTCGAACTCGGCGTCGACTGCGTTCAGATCACCGCCACGGTGCGCACAGCTGACCGGACCGGTGTGGAGATGGAGGCGCTGACCTCGGTGGTCACGGCTGGTTTGGCCTTGTACGACATGGTCAAAGCCGTCGACCGGGCGGCGGTGCTGACCGACGTCAGGCTGGAGCGCAAGGCCGGCGGCCGGCGCGGCGACTGGGACCGGGACTCGCGATGA
- a CDS encoding molybdenum cofactor synthesis domain-containing protein, with the protein MTASIGAAVITCSNRSAAGERPDDSGRLLAETLREWGYDVLAKLVVPDDIGLIQKALRQVLADGARLVLTTGGTGLSPTDVTPEAVSPMIERDIPGIAERIRSANVDQVPTSVLSRGVAGLIGDALVVTLPGSPGGVRDGLAVLRPLVGHLLDQVAGGDHRPGGGV; encoded by the coding sequence ATGACCGCCTCGATCGGCGCCGCGGTGATCACCTGCTCGAACCGGTCGGCCGCGGGCGAGCGCCCGGACGACTCGGGCCGGCTGCTGGCCGAGACGCTGCGGGAGTGGGGCTATGACGTGCTGGCCAAACTGGTGGTGCCCGATGACATCGGGTTGATCCAGAAGGCGTTGCGGCAGGTGCTGGCCGACGGCGCCCGGCTGGTGCTGACCACCGGCGGAACCGGCCTGAGCCCGACCGATGTCACGCCGGAGGCGGTCAGCCCGATGATCGAGCGGGACATTCCGGGGATCGCCGAGCGGATCCGGTCGGCGAATGTCGACCAGGTGCCGACCTCGGTGCTCTCACGGGGGGTGGCCGGCTTGATCGGCGACGCGTTGGTGGTGACCCTGCCGGGCTCGCCCGGCGGGGTCCGGGACGGGTTGGCGGTGCTGCGGCCGCTGGTGGGTCACCTGCTGGATCAGGTGGCCGGGGGAGATCACCGTCCAGGAGGCGGGGTATGA
- a CDS encoding molybdenum cofactor biosynthesis protein MoaE — MKVRIAEITESPLDVAAHSAATQDAAAGADVSFCGVVRDHDGGRTVLELEYTSHPSAEGVLRQVAEEIAADPAVLAVAVSHRIGILKIGDVALAASVTAAHRGEAFASCQRLVDEVKARLPIWKRQVFADGTDEWVNCP, encoded by the coding sequence ATGAAGGTCCGGATCGCCGAGATCACCGAGTCCCCGCTCGATGTGGCTGCCCATTCGGCCGCGACCCAGGACGCCGCCGCTGGCGCCGATGTGAGCTTCTGCGGGGTCGTTCGCGATCACGACGGCGGCCGGACGGTGCTGGAGTTGGAGTACACCTCCCATCCCAGCGCCGAGGGCGTCCTGCGCCAGGTCGCGGAAGAGATCGCCGCCGACCCGGCGGTGCTCGCGGTGGCGGTCAGCCACCGGATCGGAATCCTGAAAATCGGGGACGTGGCGCTGGCCGCGTCGGTGACCGCGGCGCACCGCGGGGAGGCCTTTGCCAGTTGCCAGCGGCTGGTGGACGAGGTGAAGGCACGGCTGCCGATCTGGAAGCGGCAGGTCTTCGCCGACGGCACCGACGAATGGGTCAACTGCCCCTGA
- a CDS encoding MoaD/ThiS family protein, which produces MQSQVTVRYWAGARRAAGLASEVLSAGTLAELLAQLEARPGLAQVIAASSVLVDEVRPSRDDVPLVAGTVVDILPPFAGG; this is translated from the coding sequence ATGCAGTCCCAGGTCACCGTCCGGTATTGGGCAGGCGCCCGCCGGGCGGCCGGCCTGGCCTCAGAAGTGCTGTCCGCCGGCACCCTCGCCGAGCTGCTGGCCCAGTTGGAGGCTCGTCCCGGGCTGGCTCAGGTCATCGCGGCGAGTTCGGTGTTGGTCGACGAGGTCCGGCCCAGCCGCGACGATGTGCCGCTGGTCGCCGGGACGGTGGTGGACATCCTCCCGCCGTTCGCCGGCGGCTGA
- a CDS encoding Rv0909 family putative TA system antitoxin — protein sequence MLDKLKKIADQAKEKAGPMAQQAKEKAGPMAQQAKEKAAPMAGQAKEKATELASKAAPAVSQKLDKAAGSLDKATKGRYTGHIDKVQGVVHQTAQKVGDKSSATGTAGAPTSPTVVTGPDTVLSEPVSPVVLPTEPVISPTPPAGSISDPDPVLGTSPRIDETPEDKPKI from the coding sequence ATGTTGGACAAGTTGAAGAAGATCGCGGACCAGGCGAAGGAGAAGGCCGGGCCGATGGCTCAGCAGGCCAAGGAGAAGGCCGGTCCCATGGCTCAGCAGGCCAAGGAGAAGGCCGCCCCCATGGCTGGACAGGCCAAGGAGAAGGCCACCGAGCTGGCGAGCAAGGCCGCCCCCGCCGTGTCTCAGAAGCTCGACAAGGCGGCCGGCAGCCTCGACAAGGCCACCAAGGGCCGTTACACCGGGCACATCGACAAGGTGCAGGGCGTTGTGCACCAGACCGCGCAGAAGGTCGGGGACAAGTCCTCCGCAACCGGCACGGCCGGCGCCCCGACCAGCCCGACGGTGGTCACCGGGCCTGACACGGTGCTCAGCGAGCCGGTCTCACCGGTCGTGCTCCCCACCGAGCCGGTGATCTCGCCGACGCCGCCGGCGGGCTCGATCTCCGATCCCGACCCGGTCCTGGGCACGTCGCCGCGCATCGATGAGACACCCGAGGACAAGCCGAAGATCTGA
- the mscL gene encoding large conductance mechanosensitive channel protein MscL, which yields MLKGFRDFVMRGNIVELAIAVVIGSAFAKVVDSLVSSIITPVLNALPGLSVNGLSFAIRGGALAPKTTIDFSAIISSIIVFLMTAAVVYLIFVVPMTRVQQLRASGLTPEPEAVPEATLLLREIRDALGARPPEGTAGPTPQRPHL from the coding sequence ATGCTCAAGGGTTTCCGCGATTTCGTGATGCGGGGCAATATCGTCGAGCTGGCGATCGCAGTGGTGATCGGCTCCGCTTTCGCCAAGGTCGTCGACTCCTTGGTCTCCTCGATCATCACACCGGTGCTCAACGCGTTGCCGGGCCTGTCGGTGAACGGGCTCAGTTTCGCTATCCGAGGCGGGGCGCTGGCGCCCAAGACCACCATCGACTTCTCGGCGATCATCAGCTCGATCATCGTGTTCCTGATGACCGCGGCCGTGGTGTACCTGATATTCGTGGTGCCGATGACCAGGGTCCAGCAGCTTCGGGCCAGCGGGCTGACCCCCGAGCCCGAGGCGGTGCCCGAGGCCACCTTGCTGCTTCGCGAGATCCGGGACGCGCTCGGCGCCAGGCCGCCGGAGGGCACCGCGGGGCCGACGCCGCAGCGTCCTCACCTCTGA
- a CDS encoding SAF domain-containing protein — protein MVIAASRLRSAGLLSALAGWPRRVAALLCLAVAALSALASPAAPSHEHRSPVLVTSKPLPPGTVLTAADLATALWPEEAVPAAAVRRLSDALGHTVGAAMSRGEPLTAARLLDTGISAALAPGQVALTIGLAGGDQAAILHAGALIDLYAADADTALIGGSPSPSGGGRRLGTGLRVLAVLPPSPERAGDSGGASLVIAADRATAARLADRPAGQFLASLVPPS, from the coding sequence ATGGTCATCGCCGCGTCCCGGCTCCGGTCAGCCGGCCTCCTCTCAGCTCTGGCGGGCTGGCCCCGCCGAGTCGCGGCATTGCTCTGCCTCGCAGTGGCCGCGCTGTCAGCGCTGGCCTCGCCTGCCGCGCCTAGCCACGAGCACCGTTCTCCGGTGCTGGTCACGTCCAAGCCGTTGCCACCGGGCACGGTGCTGACGGCGGCAGACCTGGCGACAGCGCTCTGGCCGGAAGAGGCCGTGCCGGCCGCCGCGGTGCGCCGGCTCTCCGACGCGCTCGGCCACACCGTGGGCGCGGCCATGAGCCGCGGCGAGCCACTCACCGCCGCCCGATTGCTCGACACCGGCATCTCAGCCGCCCTGGCGCCGGGCCAGGTCGCCCTGACCATCGGCCTGGCCGGCGGCGACCAGGCAGCCATCCTGCACGCCGGCGCCCTGATCGACCTGTACGCCGCCGACGCAGACACAGCGCTCATCGGGGGCAGCCCGTCGCCGTCGGGCGGCGGGCGCCGGTTGGGCACGGGTCTGCGGGTGCTTGCCGTCCTGCCGCCCTCGCCTGAGCGGGCCGGTGACAGCGGAGGCGCCAGCCTGGTGATCGCCGCCGACCGTGCCACCGCGGCCCGGTTGGCAGACCGTCCGGCGGGGCAGTTCCTCGCTAGCCTGGTGCCTCCGTCATGA
- a CDS encoding FmdB family zinc ribbon protein, whose amino-acid sequence MPTYQYACTSDQCGLRFERVQAFTDPAVSECPDCSERVRKVYSSVGVVFKGSGFYRNDSREAAKTGASAKSDSDGAAKNGNGGKDTGKADAAKSESGSGSAKSAESSGSGSSGSGKGSAESSSKGKTESAKPAASVAS is encoded by the coding sequence ATGCCGACGTACCAATACGCCTGTACCAGCGACCAGTGCGGCCTGCGCTTCGAGCGGGTTCAGGCCTTCACCGACCCCGCTGTCAGCGAGTGCCCGGACTGCAGCGAGCGGGTCCGCAAGGTGTACAGCTCGGTGGGCGTGGTGTTCAAGGGGTCCGGCTTCTACCGCAACGACAGTCGTGAGGCCGCCAAGACCGGGGCCAGCGCCAAGTCCGACTCCGACGGCGCGGCGAAGAACGGCAACGGCGGCAAGGACACCGGCAAGGCCGATGCGGCCAAGAGCGAGTCCGGCTCGGGCTCGGCCAAGTCTGCTGAGTCCTCGGGCTCGGGGTCCTCGGGCTCGGGCAAGGGTTCAGCAGAGTCGTCTTCCAAGGGCAAGACCGAGTCCGCCAAACCGGCCGCGTCCGTCGCCAGCTGA
- a CDS encoding 5-formyltetrahydrofolate cyclo-ligase, translating into MTDKTALRSAVAAARAQRGEQERSDDRAAIRAHVLAGCRAGRVQPGSLIAAYEPLRTEPGSTELLAALAEDGHRLIVPVTLADRDLDWTGWNPTGKPGPRLGLDAIAAAALVIVPAFAVDLAGRRLGRGGGSYDRALARVKPGTPVAALLYSDELLPEVPVDSWDLPVGSVVTPDGWRDLTGG; encoded by the coding sequence GTGACCGACAAGACCGCGCTGCGCTCGGCCGTCGCGGCGGCCCGGGCCCAGCGCGGCGAGCAGGAGCGCTCTGATGACCGGGCCGCGATCCGCGCCCACGTGCTGGCAGGTTGCCGGGCCGGGCGGGTCCAGCCGGGCAGCCTGATCGCCGCCTACGAGCCCCTGCGCACCGAGCCCGGCTCGACCGAGCTGCTGGCCGCGCTGGCCGAGGACGGCCACCGGTTGATCGTGCCGGTCACGCTGGCCGACCGCGACCTGGACTGGACCGGGTGGAACCCCACCGGCAAGCCCGGGCCGCGTCTGGGCCTGGACGCCATCGCCGCCGCCGCGCTGGTGATCGTTCCGGCGTTCGCGGTCGATCTGGCCGGGCGCCGGCTCGGCCGGGGCGGCGGCTCCTATGACCGGGCGCTGGCCAGGGTGAAGCCCGGCACGCCGGTGGCCGCGCTGCTCTACAGCGACGAGCTGCTGCCCGAGGTCCCCGTCGACAGCTGGGATCTGCCGGTCGGCTCGGTCGTGACGCCGGACGGCTGGCGTGACCTGACCGGCGGTTGA
- a CDS encoding UTP--glucose-1-phosphate uridylyltransferase: protein MSSDAQIRPADSTGRRARKAVIPAAGLGTRFAPATKVVPKELLPVVDVPALEYIVAEAAREGLADVLIITGRGKSAIEDHFDAAPEIEDALERKGDKHRLARIRRSTDLARMHYTRQREARGLGDAVSYAEAFVGDESFAVLLGDDIIDERDVLLARMLDVQAETGGIVVGLIEVEGRFISLYGSIKPAGEVVDGVIEIETLIEKPKPEEALSNLAVIGRYVLPPGIFDALRRTELGARGELELTDAMRVLGQDGVPIHGVVFSGRRYDTGDRQDYLRAVVRLACEHPELGEDFSGWLAEFVRTLK from the coding sequence ATGAGTTCCGACGCGCAGATCCGACCCGCTGACTCGACTGGGCGGCGCGCCCGCAAGGCAGTCATTCCGGCAGCCGGCCTCGGCACCCGATTCGCCCCGGCGACCAAGGTGGTGCCCAAGGAGCTGCTGCCGGTGGTGGACGTGCCGGCGCTTGAATACATCGTCGCCGAGGCGGCCCGGGAGGGGCTGGCCGACGTCCTCATCATCACCGGCCGGGGCAAGTCGGCCATCGAGGACCACTTCGACGCCGCTCCGGAGATCGAGGACGCCCTGGAGCGCAAGGGTGACAAGCACCGCTTGGCCCGCATCCGCCGCTCGACCGACCTCGCGCGAATGCACTACACCCGCCAGCGTGAGGCTCGCGGTCTCGGCGACGCGGTGTCCTACGCCGAGGCGTTCGTGGGCGATGAGTCGTTCGCGGTGCTGCTGGGCGATGACATCATCGACGAGCGGGACGTGCTGCTGGCCCGGATGCTGGACGTGCAGGCCGAGACCGGTGGCATCGTGGTGGGCCTGATCGAGGTCGAGGGCCGGTTCATCTCGCTCTACGGCAGCATCAAGCCGGCCGGCGAGGTCGTCGACGGCGTGATCGAGATCGAGACGCTGATCGAGAAGCCGAAGCCTGAGGAAGCGCTGTCCAACCTGGCTGTGATCGGGCGGTACGTGCTGCCGCCGGGAATCTTCGACGCCCTGCGCCGCACCGAATTGGGCGCGCGTGGCGAGCTGGAGCTGACCGACGCGATGCGGGTGCTGGGGCAGGATGGGGTGCCGATACACGGAGTCGTGTTCTCCGGGCGCCGCTACGACACCGGTGACCGGCAGGACTACCTGCGTGCGGTGGTGCGGCTGGCGTGTGAGCATCCTGAGCTGGGCGAGGACTTCTCCGGCTGGTTGGCAGAATTCGTCCGCACCCTGAAGTAG
- the glp gene encoding gephyrin-like molybdotransferase Glp: protein MSDSSSDWPTETIPVAPPAEAADAGQQPSPPAVASRPVLRPVAEQLEKVLATIGSIDPIQLALLDAQGLLLAEEVVADAPLPGFDNAAMDGYAVRAVDLRQASEAEPVSLPVVGDVLAGARSVSGMGPGLCMRIMTGAPIPPGADAVIPLEHTDRGVARVQINRPVRSGECVRRAGEDLAAGALALAPGAVLGPQQIALLAAVGHDRVMVQPRPRVVVISTGSELVDVGKQAGFGEVSDSNSYMLAAAARDAGADAYRVGIIPDDHARLLDVLDSQLLRADLIITSGGVSMGAFDIVKEALSQLGTVEFTDVAMQPGSPQGFGTLGRERTPIFCLPGNPVSALVSFEVFVRPAIRKLLGKRNVHRQSIQAMALERMDSPEGKRQFRRGLLHREPDGRYSVSLVGGAGSHLVAALAASNCLVVIDEDVTEVVPGSRVTVQPLMLAQR from the coding sequence GTGAGCGACAGCAGCAGCGATTGGCCGACCGAGACCATCCCGGTGGCGCCGCCGGCAGAGGCTGCCGACGCCGGGCAGCAGCCCTCGCCGCCTGCCGTCGCGAGCCGGCCGGTCCTGCGCCCGGTGGCCGAGCAGCTGGAGAAGGTGCTGGCGACGATCGGCTCGATCGACCCCATCCAGCTGGCGCTGCTGGACGCCCAGGGGCTGCTGCTGGCCGAGGAGGTGGTGGCCGACGCCCCGCTGCCCGGCTTCGACAACGCCGCGATGGACGGCTACGCGGTCCGCGCGGTGGACCTGCGGCAGGCCAGTGAGGCCGAGCCGGTCTCGCTGCCGGTCGTCGGCGACGTGCTGGCCGGCGCCCGGTCGGTGTCTGGAATGGGGCCGGGGCTGTGCATGCGGATCATGACCGGAGCGCCGATTCCGCCGGGCGCGGACGCCGTCATCCCGCTCGAGCACACCGACCGCGGGGTGGCCCGGGTGCAGATCAACCGCCCGGTGCGCAGCGGCGAGTGCGTGCGGCGGGCCGGTGAAGACCTGGCCGCGGGCGCGCTGGCGCTGGCGCCTGGGGCGGTCCTGGGGCCCCAGCAGATCGCGCTGCTCGCCGCGGTGGGGCACGACCGGGTGATGGTGCAGCCGCGTCCCCGGGTGGTGGTGATCTCGACCGGCTCGGAGCTGGTGGACGTCGGCAAGCAGGCCGGGTTCGGCGAGGTGTCGGACTCCAACTCCTACATGCTGGCGGCCGCGGCCCGCGACGCCGGCGCCGACGCCTACCGGGTCGGCATCATCCCTGACGACCACGCCCGCCTGCTCGACGTGCTGGACTCCCAGCTGCTGCGCGCGGACCTGATCATCACCTCGGGCGGGGTGAGCATGGGCGCCTTCGACATCGTCAAGGAGGCCCTCAGCCAGCTCGGCACGGTCGAGTTCACCGATGTCGCGATGCAGCCGGGCTCGCCGCAGGGCTTCGGCACGCTGGGCCGCGAGCGCACGCCGATCTTCTGCCTGCCGGGCAACCCGGTGTCGGCGCTGGTGTCCTTCGAGGTGTTCGTCCGTCCGGCCATCCGCAAGCTGCTGGGCAAGCGCAACGTGCACCGGCAGAGCATCCAGGCGATGGCGCTGGAGCGCATGGACAGCCCCGAGGGCAAGCGGCAGTTCCGCCGGGGCCTGCTGCACCGCGAGCCGGACGGGCGGTACTCGGTGTCGCTGGTCGGGGGCGCCGGCTCGCATCTGGTCGCCGCGCTGGCCGCGTCGAACTGCCTGGTCGTCATCGATGAGGACGTGACCGAGGTGGTTCCGGGTTCGCGGGTGACAGTTCAGCCGCTGATGCTCGCCCAGCGCTGA
- a CDS encoding GNAT family protein, producing the protein MSQLHPGWPAVLTAGPVTLRPLRRRDGGAWSRSRMANAEWLARWEPTSSQSWHSRNSVAEYHRALSRLRSAARLGTMLPFAIVYGDRLVGQLNVSNVVRGALRSCSVGYWIDSSVAGRGITPTALALAIDHCLTEALLHRVEVNIRPENHASIRVVEKLSLRQEGYHERFLNIDGGWRDHLCFAITTEEIQTGTTLSRLSGLPVPPG; encoded by the coding sequence ATGTCGCAGCTGCATCCGGGTTGGCCGGCGGTGCTGACCGCCGGACCCGTGACGCTGCGACCGCTGCGCCGGCGCGACGGCGGAGCCTGGAGCCGCAGCCGGATGGCCAACGCCGAATGGCTGGCGAGGTGGGAGCCGACCTCAAGCCAGTCCTGGCACAGCCGCAACTCGGTCGCCGAGTACCACCGGGCGCTGTCACGGCTGCGCTCGGCGGCAAGGCTCGGGACGATGCTGCCGTTCGCGATCGTCTACGGCGACCGGCTGGTCGGCCAGCTGAACGTGTCCAACGTGGTACGCGGAGCGCTTCGCTCGTGCAGCGTCGGCTACTGGATCGACTCCTCGGTGGCCGGCCGCGGGATCACGCCGACCGCCTTGGCGCTGGCCATCGACCACTGCCTGACCGAGGCCCTGCTGCACCGGGTCGAGGTGAACATCCGGCCCGAGAACCACGCCAGCATCCGGGTGGTGGAGAAGCTCAGCCTGCGCCAGGAGGGCTACCACGAGCGGTTCCTCAACATCGACGGCGGCTGGCGCGACCACCTGTGCTTCGCCATCACCACGGAGGAGATTCAGACCGGCACCACCCTGTCCCGGCTGAGCGGCCTGCCGGTGCCGCCGGGCTGA
- a CDS encoding SCO6880 family protein, whose translation MTRQFDAHVSPVRYGGWSKDRQGWFLGLGGGSWIAILLGGLPLLIAAGARQWLAALGWLPAWAVLIVLVAVPVRGRSAFRWAIDSLLRCMGVVMRWTDWQSKAAAGAVERFDEADLPGVLSGVRTHDEPPFGPLLARPAIVADNRERTWAVVARITHPGIGLSEVLARTRMGNGLSELLDGAATAELVSVIALQIRTVPDDGAERSAWLQANLRKDAPNLALAVNAELAQLMTQAGVRHEAFVTVVVPEGRIAKQAKEAGGGVDGRARVLYGVMGGIEARLMGPVGCTSVAWLDSPALAAAIRTGFAPGDRAGLTAADIVAQSDPHVAATLPMAAAGPTSTPNPERRYYAHDAWHSATCTILLPDKGAVMGALAPVFTPTTAGQRRSVTVFFEPISHDKADRMVGAESMSSDLAAEIRRKSGFKVRASHRRDAAKVEGQDVRLADGNAFVRVGIAAAVTVPDTLSITDFGRRLESDITGSGFKPLRLDLAQDSGFAAACIPLEIGLPKRRGSK comes from the coding sequence GTGACTCGCCAATTCGATGCCCATGTCAGCCCGGTTCGTTACGGCGGCTGGTCGAAAGATAGGCAGGGCTGGTTCCTCGGCCTCGGTGGTGGGTCGTGGATCGCGATCCTGCTGGGTGGCCTGCCGCTGCTGATCGCCGCAGGAGCGCGCCAGTGGCTGGCCGCGCTGGGTTGGCTGCCGGCGTGGGCGGTGCTGATTGTGCTTGTCGCCGTTCCCGTTCGGGGCCGCTCGGCGTTCCGCTGGGCGATTGATTCCCTCCTTCGTTGCATGGGGGTTGTCATGCGTTGGACTGACTGGCAGTCGAAGGCTGCTGCGGGTGCCGTGGAGAGGTTCGACGAGGCCGACCTGCCCGGCGTGCTGTCAGGTGTCCGCACCCATGACGAGCCGCCGTTCGGTCCGCTGTTGGCCCGTCCGGCGATCGTCGCCGACAACCGCGAGCGCACCTGGGCGGTCGTCGCCCGCATCACGCACCCTGGCATCGGCCTGTCGGAGGTGCTGGCGCGGACTCGGATGGGCAATGGCCTGTCCGAGCTGCTCGATGGTGCCGCGACCGCGGAATTGGTGTCGGTGATCGCGTTACAGATCCGCACTGTCCCCGACGACGGCGCCGAACGCTCCGCATGGCTGCAGGCCAACCTGCGCAAGGACGCACCGAATTTGGCGCTGGCGGTTAACGCAGAGCTGGCGCAGCTGATGACCCAGGCCGGGGTGCGGCACGAGGCGTTCGTGACGGTCGTCGTGCCGGAAGGGCGGATCGCGAAGCAGGCCAAAGAGGCCGGCGGCGGCGTCGACGGCCGCGCCCGGGTGCTGTACGGGGTGATGGGCGGGATCGAAGCGCGACTGATGGGGCCGGTCGGTTGCACCAGCGTGGCCTGGCTGGACTCACCCGCGCTGGCGGCGGCGATCCGAACCGGCTTCGCGCCGGGTGACCGGGCTGGGCTCACCGCGGCTGACATCGTCGCCCAGAGCGACCCTCACGTCGCGGCGACGTTGCCGATGGCCGCTGCCGGCCCTACGTCGACGCCCAACCCGGAGCGGCGCTACTACGCCCACGACGCCTGGCACTCGGCGACTTGCACGATCCTCCTGCCCGACAAGGGGGCAGTGATGGGGGCATTGGCACCGGTCTTCACGCCGACCACAGCGGGGCAGAGGCGCTCGGTGACCGTGTTCTTCGAGCCGATCAGCCACGACAAGGCCGATCGGATGGTCGGAGCTGAGTCGATGTCATCAGACCTCGCGGCCGAGATCCGCCGCAAGAGCGGGTTCAAGGTTCGCGCCTCCCACCGCCGCGACGCCGCCAAGGTCGAAGGCCAGGACGTCCGGCTGGCCGACGGCAACGCCTTCGTGCGGGTGGGAATCGCCGCCGCGGTGACCGTGCCTGACACCTTGTCGATCACCGACTTCGGCAGACGGTTGGAATCTGACATCACCGGCTCCGGCTTCAAGCCGCTCCGGTTGGACTTGGCCCAGGACTCAGGGTTCGCCGCCGCCTGCATCCCGCTCGAGATCGGCTTGCCGAAGCGACGGGGTTCCAAATGA
- a CDS encoding TraM recognition domain-containing protein has product MSGGRQDSAARFYAAETAKVLQGFLHAAALTGRTLEHVLEWVANPVAAEQPAELLQQHPHAAKFWDGLLAGALHGSADTVGNTVTTVQQAMSLFFQPEIRARCVPSRERPATDIADLIAKQGTVYLLGREDPYASAAPLMTAVAEHVLDTALDTANSSPYGRMTPCFLACLDELPSTTPLPTLRVRMANERALGLSFIYASQTWKQMVVSYGEDEARSLFGLTNNLVIFGGGKDIHFYKEISDLIDDVRISRQTISDGPGGIGTSRSGEDVRVLRPGDIRRIPERHALVVAGNAPPIIAKLRRCFDGKDGLLLKAELDDARALVNGNRAATSDLTRRTADAIAYARQHRLTPSVIAEDDQPHGGVSTPAGWSW; this is encoded by the coding sequence GTGAGCGGTGGCCGGCAGGACAGCGCGGCCCGGTTCTACGCCGCTGAGACGGCCAAGGTGTTGCAGGGATTCCTGCACGCCGCCGCGTTGACTGGGCGCACGCTCGAGCACGTTCTGGAGTGGGTGGCCAATCCCGTCGCGGCGGAGCAGCCCGCCGAGCTACTTCAGCAGCACCCGCATGCCGCGAAGTTCTGGGACGGCCTGCTCGCCGGTGCCCTGCACGGCTCGGCCGACACCGTCGGCAACACCGTCACCACCGTCCAGCAGGCGATGTCGCTGTTCTTCCAACCCGAGATCCGAGCCCGCTGCGTGCCGTCACGTGAGCGGCCGGCGACTGACATCGCCGACCTGATCGCCAAGCAGGGCACGGTGTACCTGCTCGGTCGGGAAGACCCGTACGCCTCGGCCGCGCCGCTGATGACGGCGGTCGCCGAGCACGTCCTGGACACCGCGCTGGACACCGCGAACAGCTCTCCATACGGGCGGATGACGCCCTGCTTCCTGGCCTGCCTGGACGAGCTGCCCTCCACCACTCCGCTGCCGACGTTGCGGGTGCGGATGGCCAACGAGCGCGCGCTGGGGCTGTCCTTCATCTACGCCAGCCAGACCTGGAAGCAGATGGTCGTGTCCTACGGCGAGGACGAAGCCCGATCGCTGTTCGGGCTCACCAACAACCTGGTGATCTTCGGCGGCGGCAAGGACATCCACTTCTACAAGGAGATCTCCGACCTGATCGACGACGTGAGAATAAGCCGCCAGACCATCAGCGACGGCCCCGGAGGCATCGGCACCTCCCGCTCCGGTGAGGACGTGCGCGTGCTGCGCCCCGGCGACATCCGCCGCATTCCCGAGCGACACGCCCTCGTCGTCGCCGGCAACGCCCCGCCCATCATCGCCAAGCTGCGCCGCTGCTTCGACGGCAAGGACGGCCTACTGCTCAAGGCCGAACTGGACGACGCCCGCGCGCTGGTCAACGGCAACCGGGCCGCAACGTCGGATCTCACCCGGCGAACCGCCGACGCCATCGCCTACGCGCGCCAGCATCGGCTGACACCGTCAGTCATCGCTGAGGACGACCAACCGCACGGCGGCGTTTCCACCCCAGCGGGGTGGTCCTGGTGA